The sequence GCTGGCACAATGCCATGACTGAGCCGCTTGTCCTGCGCTACGAAGTAGCGCCAGGACTAGCTTTAGGCACATTTACCGGGTTATGATCACGCGCCATTCCCTGTTTTCTGTTCGGACAATGTAGCCCTTATCCATCATTGATTTTAGCTGTTTTTGTATGGCGGACATGTTTATGCCGATATTCTCTCTAAGTTCGGCGTAGGTTATGTCCGGATAATCAGAGAGTAGTTCCAGAATTTTGCTGGAATTTTCAGTGCGGAACTGCACTTGTTCACCATCAAACCACCAGACTCCGGGGCCTTGCTCCTTGACAAATCGCACGTTGAACATAATTTCGTTGGCGTACATTTTTCGGAAATAGTTCCGGAAGGGGCGGATTTGCGTTAGTGTCGCCCGAGCTCCGTCGGATGGAGCGGGGCCCACATTTAAATCAGTTTCGTGAAGTGCTTCGAGATAATCGTTCTTTTGGCGGCTGCGCACTACGAGCAACGGGTAACCATGCCTTGCAAGGATATAGTTGACCATCAGTCGGGCTATTCTTCCGTTTCCGTCTTCAAATGGATGTATTCGAATATACCGATAATGGAATAGGGCGGCAAGGTCTACCGGCGATAGCTTTCCTTCGCTCTCGCTCAGGTTGTACCAGTCTACTAGATCGCTCATCAGCGAGGGCGTTTCCTCGGGCGATGCGTAAGTGAATATGTCCCCATAGCGGGTGACGACGCTGTTCGGCCTTGTCTTGTACTGGCCTGCGTGAATTGTGTAGGATGAAGCGTTTCCGTCGGGACGAACGTAGTGGACCTGGTAATCTTCTCGAAGAAGGGTCCTGTGCAACTGCCGTATAAAGTGCTGGGTAAGGGGAAAACTTTTTTCTTGCGACTCTGCCAGAGATAGCTTTAGACAGACGTTGCTTGCTTTCATTTCTTCGCAATCTTTTAGCTTGGCGGTCCCGCTTACCTTTCCGAAGAAGAGCAGGAGTTCCGTCTGCCCGTAAGTGAGGGTGTTGCCCTCGATGTGGTTGCTATTGTAGTTGAAATCGATTGTAAACCGTCTGTTTAGGCGATGCTTGTTGTACTCGCAGAGGGGCTGCAGCGAATTCCATGATTCCAGGGCTTCTTCGAGATTTTTCGACGTCATGATTTTAATATAATAAAAAAAATGTGATAAAAGTGGTGTTATACCACCTTTTATCATGTTTTTCTTAATTTAATGCGCGAAAAATAGCCGAAAAGGTGGTATTATGCCACTTTTACGGCCGAAAATTGTATTGTCTTTAGGCTCAGTCGCCCCAGATTTTCAGGATGTCCCCGTACAGGTCGATGCGGCGGTCGCGGAAGTGCGGCCACCAGCGGCGATTCTCTTCGGTTTCGGCGAGGTCGATTTCGACGGTGGAGACCCCGAGGAATTCGGGGGAGCACTTTTCGAGAATGTAGCCGTCGGGTGCGGCGGCAAAGCTCGTGCCCCAGAACGTGAGGTGGCCTTCGGTGCCGCCACGGTTTGCCGCAATCACGAAGGTGCGGTTCGCAATGGCGTGGCCGCGCATGACGGTCATCCAGCTGTCCTGCTGGCGCGGGTAGATTTCCTTGGGTTCAGAATCCATCCAGCCGATGGCGGTGGGGTAGATGAGCACGTCTGCGCCCTTGAGGCTCATGATGCGGGCGGCTTCCGGGAACCACTGGTCCCAGCAGATGAGCACGCCCAAAGTGCCTGCGCTTGTCTTGATGGGCTCGAAGCCCGTGTCGCCCGGGATGAAGTAGTACTTTTCGTAGAAGGCGGGATCGTCGGGAATGTGGCTCTTGCGGTAGAGCCCGGCGATGCTGCCGTCGCGCTCGAATACGAAGGCGGAATTGTGGTAGATGCCGCGGGCGCGCTTCTCGAAGAAGGGGAACACCACGACGGCGTTCAGTTCCTTCGCGATGGACTGCCACTGGCCCACAATCGGGTGGTCCTTTTCGATAGCGAGGTCAAAGAAGTCCGCGTTCTCCTCGAACGGGAAGTACGGCGTGTGGAAGAGTTCCGGCAACACGACCAGGTCGTAGCCCTTGCCCTTGAGGGCGCGGGCCTGTTCCACGTACCAGGCGTTATTCGAATCGAAATCGCCCGTCCACTTGCCTTGCAGCGTGGCTACTTTAATCTTGCTCATAAGTCATTCCCGCGATTATGTTGTTATTCCTAACCACTAACCACCAACCACTGTTTACTTCTCAAAGAACTCCTTCGCCTTGGCGACAACGTCTTCCACCTTGACCATGGTGAATTCCTTCTCGTTGCGGAACTTCCATTCCACTTCGCCGTTCACGAGGCCCTTCTTGCCGATAGCGATACGCACCGGAGAACCCCAGAGGTCGGCGTCCTTGAATTTGACGCCCGGGCGTTCGTCGCGGTCGTCCACCAGCACGTCGATGCCGGCTGCTTCGAGTTCCTTCTCGAACTTTTCGGCGAGTTCCATGAGTTCGGCTTCCTTGCCAATCGGAACGATTTCC is a genomic window of uncultured Fibrobacter sp. containing:
- a CDS encoding Fic family protein, producing MTSKNLEEALESWNSLQPLCEYNKHRLNRRFTIDFNYNSNHIEGNTLTYGQTELLLFFGKVSGTAKLKDCEEMKASNVCLKLSLAESQEKSFPLTQHFIRQLHRTLLREDYQVHYVRPDGNASSYTIHAGQYKTRPNSVVTRYGDIFTYASPEETPSLMSDLVDWYNLSESEGKLSPVDLAALFHYRYIRIHPFEDGNGRIARLMVNYILARHGYPLLVVRSRQKNDYLEALHETDLNVGPAPSDGARATLTQIRPFRNYFRKMYANEIMFNVRFVKEQGPGVWWFDGEQVQFRTENSSKILELLSDYPDITYAELRENIGINMSAIQKQLKSMMDKGYIVRTENREWRVIITR
- a CDS encoding carbon-nitrogen hydrolase; the encoded protein is MSKIKVATLQGKWTGDFDSNNAWYVEQARALKGKGYDLVVLPELFHTPYFPFEENADFFDLAIEKDHPIVGQWQSIAKELNAVVVFPFFEKRARGIYHNSAFVFERDGSIAGLYRKSHIPDDPAFYEKYYFIPGDTGFEPIKTSAGTLGVLICWDQWFPEAARIMSLKGADVLIYPTAIGWMDSEPKEIYPRQQDSWMTVMRGHAIANRTFVIAANRGGTEGHLTFWGTSFAAAPDGYILEKCSPEFLGVSTVEIDLAETEENRRWWPHFRDRRIDLYGDILKIWGD